Proteins encoded within one genomic window of Fragaria vesca subsp. vesca linkage group LG1, FraVesHawaii_1.0, whole genome shotgun sequence:
- the LOC101299531 gene encoding endoglucanase 24-like, producing the protein MEGEEKAYHRESNTSWCCKLFLLLYIALVASASTFTILRNFNLYYHSSRVSGRPGGIVQNYSDALGLATQFFDAQKSGKLVVNRVGWRGDSGLRDGSEEGLDLSKGMYDAGDLIKFGFPMAFTATVLSWSILEYGEQMKKVKQLGHAHDSLKWITDYLINAHPSPNVLYIQVGDPELDHKCWQRPETMTERRPLVQINTSFPGTEVAAETAAAMASASLVFRKIDSAYSKLLLKHAKQLFVFADTYRGSYSISIPQVQQFYNSSGYGDEQLWAATWLYHATGEVDYLRYVTEQNGPAFANWGSPSWFSWDDKHAATQVLMSRISFFGAKDLSMAENIDIQMYRKTAEVFMCGLIPDSPTATSDRTDNGLIWVEEWNCLQHALSSAFLAVLYSDYMVASQTEMLYCDGKIYNPEDLRSFAISQADYALGKNPMKMSYLVGYGSNYPQQVHHRGSSIPVDADTGCSDGFKWLYSPDPNPNVAVGALVGGPFQNDSYMDIRNNSMQGEPSTYNSALIVALLSGLVSTSSSLKSYVSSLITVRETLLSSEKQFQTIERLFERLVAKTTQLEGEKTQKEVEVQKLMEENVRLSALLDKKEAQLHAMNEQCKVMALSASNI; encoded by the exons ATGGAAGGAGAAGAAAAAGCTTATCACAGAGAGTCGAACACAAGCTGGTGTTGCAAATTATTTCTGTTACTCTATATAGCTCTGGTCGCCTCAGCTTCTACGTTCACCATTCTAAGAAACTTCAACCTGTACTACCATTCAAGCCGGGTCTCGGGTCGACCCGGAGGTATAGTGCAAAACTACTCTGACGCTCTTGGACTCGCCACGCAGTTCTTCGATGCCCAGAAAT CTGGGAAGCTGGTGGTGAACCGGGTCGGGTGGAGAGGGGACTCGGGGCTCCGAGATGGGAGTGAGGAGGGGTTGGACTTGTCAAAGGGGATGTATGATGCTGGTGACCTTATAAAGTTTGGGTTTCCCATGGCTTTCACTGCAACAGTGTTGTCATGGTCTATTCTTGAATACGGTGAGCAAATGAAAAAGGTGAAGCAATTGGGTCATGCCCATGACTCTCTGAAGTGGATCACTGATTACTTGATCAATGCACATCCTTCCCCAAATGTGCTTTATATTCAG GTGGGTGATCCTGAGTTAGACCACAAATGTTGGCAAAGACCTGAAACCATGACAGAGAGGAGGCCTCTAGTTCAGATCAATACATCCTTCCCAGGAACAGAAGTGGCAGCAGAAACGGCAGCAGCTATGGCATCAGCATCTCTTGTTTTCAGGAAAATCGACTCCGCATACTCGAAATTGCTCCTCAAGCATGCCAAGCAGCTGTTTGTTTTTGCTGATACTTATAGAGGTTCTTATAGTATCAGCATACCCCAAGTGCAGCAGTTTTACAACTCTTCAGGATATGGAGATGAGCAGTTGTGGGCAGCTACCTGGCTCTACCATGCAACAGGAGAAGTGGACTATCTCAGGTATGTGACTGAACAGAACGGGCCGGCATTTGCCAATTGGGGAAGTCCATCTTGGTTTAGTTGGGATGACAAGCATGCTGCAACTCAG GTTTTGATGTCCAGGATAAGTTTCTTTGGTGCAAAAGACCTCTCTATGGCAGAGAACATTGATATACAGATGTACCGAAAAACTGCAGAGGTCTTCATGTGTGGACTTATACCTGATTCACCTACGGCCACATCTGATAGAACAGACA ATGGTCTGATATGGGTGGAAGAATGGAACTGTCTGCAACATGCTTTGTCTTCAGCCTTTCTAGCAGTTCTCTATAGCGACTACATGGTTGCATCACAGACTGAAATGCTGTATTGTGATGGCAAAATTTACAATCCAGAAGATCTTCGTAGCTTCGCCATCTCTCAG GCAGATTACGCTTTGGGAAAAAACCCAATGAAGATGAGTTATCTTGTAGGGTATGGGAGTAACTACCCTCAACAAGTGCACCATAGGGGATCTTCAATTCCAGTTGATGCAGATACTGGCTGCAGCGATGGGTTTAAATGGCTGTACTCCCCCGATCCAAATCCGAATGTAGCTGTTGGTGCCCTGGTTGGTGGTCCTTTTCAGAATGATAGCTATATGGATATCAGGAACAATTCAATGCAAGGTGAACCAAGCACCTATAATAGTGCTCTCATTGTTGCCCTCCTCTCTGGCTTAGTTTCCACTTCTTCG TCTCTAAAATCGTATGTGAGCAGTCTCATCACTGTACGAGAAACATTGCTTTCATCAGAGAAGCAGTTTCAAACTATTGAGAGGTTGTTTGAACG GCTTGTCGCAAAAACAACACAGTTAGAGGGTGAGAAAACACAGAAAGAGGTAGAAGTTCAGAAACTTATGGAAGAGAATGTAAGGCTGAGTGCTCTTCTTGACAAGAAAGAAGCACAACTTCATGCCATGAATGAACAATGCAAGGTGATGGCTTTGAGTGCTTCGAACATCTAA
- the LOC101299818 gene encoding uncharacterized protein LOC101299818 — translation MKTRNAGVSKPSPTAKKTPPVRKSASKAKPSPSTETPKTAETKRSSARAAKQVNKTETTPVAASKLRQSSAEEESPGSAKGTPGTEAGAATASIARRTSGRARTLTSVNISAQLESAKAKGKAPSKKKKADIEDVEFTEEEVENVGMEETAVEAEVPAAENAGVSATDEKGDVGVEIDPSEDEEVPIEMEESVVEEVAKSSENVPPSGEGDPAVLDESVTEEVTKSSQSVPPCDEEDRVEKEESVVEEVAKSSESLPPCHQEDHIEKEESVLEEVARSSENQPPCDGENSVAIEESVIEDGAKSIKNEPPCDTRQSVVEEVARNSENEPPFAEEDPIEIEESVVEVVTKSSENGFAGDVREKIEVRAEQKEESKDTYSNEETYSESAHKIQNDKTRLQGEDTDLAKEMYDVDEEMEYGEKLDLDEHGEEELPGDDAEDHEEESVKLEDERKQLTAIAKERKIKKEREIFLDGLDPDVEEEDVRRVFERIGGIVEVRLQKNPSTNKNKGYAFVEFKDKEHARRALSEMKNPAIRGKRCGTAPSEDNTTLFIGNICTTWTKEAVKQKLKDYEVEGVENINLVPDIKREGLSRGFAFVEFSCHGDAMLAYKRLQQPDVIFGHPERTAKVAFAEPICEPDPEVMAQVKSIFVDGLPPHWDEKQVREQFKCHGEIVRVVLARNMSTAKRKDFGFVDFSCHESAVACVNVINNTPLDDGNLKIKVKARLSNPLPKTQAVKGGIRGGFRIGRAGSSVSRFGRDFGRSGHAFNRANFQRDRHFYDGGRGQTGRGFKEHAYDNPHAEFRGRGGRRGFFRGGQFSSGGGSGVASPSPRPYVDRSSHGAPDRGRGMPAPSRRHPHSPQGHFDGPHRRGHFDGPHMRGHFVGPHTRGHFDGIHTRSHFDGPHMGGHVDGPHMGGHFDGPHLGGHFDRQHIGGHFDGPHMGGRFDEPSFYDERDRTQGMKRPFHMRDYDPDYLEPNRARPRLNYNDPTASFCGNHYSGHYSDTYGASSNLYPHQYHGPESHYGPHSPHYGPNQSYGRGRYC, via the exons ATGAAAACTCGCAATGCCGGCGTTTCGAAGCCGTCGCCGACGGCAAAGAAAACGCCGCCGGTGAGAAAATCGGCCTCCAAAGCAAAGCCGTCGCCGTCAACAGAGACTCCTAAAACCGCCGAGACGAAGCGGAGTTCTGCCAGAGCAGCCAAGCAGGTCAATAAGACTGAAACCACTCCGGTTGCTGCTTCAAAACTCCGTCAATCTTCAG CCGAGGAGGAGTCGCCTGGTAGTGCTAAGGGGACACCGGGCACTGAAGCTGGTGCGGCAACTGCATCAATAGCGAGAAGGACTTCCGGGAGAGCAAGGACACTGACATCGGTGAATATTTCGGCACAGCTAGAGTCTGCGAAAGCGAAAGGGAAGGCACCGAGTAAGAAGAAAAAGGCAGATATTGAGGATGTGGAGTTCACGGAGGAGGAGGTTGAGAATGTAGGGATGGAAGAAACAGCTGTCGAGGCAGAAGTACCGGCCGCTGAGAATGCTGGAGTTTCTGCGACAGATGAAAAAGGGGACGTTGGAGTAGAAATAGATCCTAGTGAAGATGAAGAGGTTCCTATTGAGATGGAAGAATCTGTAGTTGAGGAGGTTGCAAAGTCTTCTGAGAATGTGCCGCCCAGTGGTGAAGGGGATCCTGCTGTATTAGATGAATCGGTGACTGAGGAGGTTACAAAGTCTTCACAGAGTGTGCCGCCCTGTGATGAAGAGGATCGTGTTGAGAAAGAAGAATCTGTAGTTGAGGAGGTTGCAAAGTCTTCAGAGAGTTTGCCACCCTGTCATCAAGAGGATCACATTGAGAAAGAAGAATCTGTACTTGAGGAGGTTGCAAGGTCTTCAGAGAATCAACCGCCATGTGACGGAGAAAATTCTGTTGCGATAGAAGAATCTGTAATTGAGGATGGTGCAAAGTCTATAAAAAATGAGCCGCCCTGTGATACAAGACAATCTGTAGTTGAGGAGGTCGCAAGGAATTCAGAGAATGAGCCACCCTTTGCTGAAGAGGATCCTATTGAGATAGAAGAGTCTGTAGTTGAGGTGGTTACAAAGTCTTCAGAAAATGGATTTGCAGGCGATGTAAGAGAAAAAATAGAAGTGAGAGCAGAACAGAAAGAAGAGTCTAAGGATACTTATAGTAATGAGGAGACCTATTCTGAGTCTGCTCACAAGATACAAAATGACAAAACAAGACTACAAGGTGAAGATACTGATCTTGCAAAAGAGATGTATGATGTTGATGAGGAAATGGAGTATGGTGAAAAACTTGATCTTGATGAACATGGAGAGGAAGAACTTCCAGGAGATGATGCAGAGGATCATGAAGAAGAAAGTGTGAAACTGGAGGATGAACGCAAGCAGTTGACAGCCATAGCAAAGGAGCGCAAGATAAAGAAAGAGCGGGAGATATTTCTTGATGGTCTTGATCCGGATGTTGAGGAGGAAGACGTGAGAAGGGTCTTTGAGAGGATTGGAGGGATAGTTGAGGTCAGGTTACAGAAGAATCCTTCAACTAATAAGAATAAGGGTTATGCATTTGTGGAGTTCAAAGATAAGGAGCATGCGAGGCGTGCTTTGTCTGAAATGAAAAACCCTGCT ATTCGAGGGAAACGATGCGGGACAGCGCCCAGTGAGGACAATACCACATTGTTCATAGGTAACATTTGCACAACGTGGACAAAGGAAGCG GTTAAACAAAAACTAAAGGATTATGAGGTTGAAGGTGTTGAGAACATAAACCTCGTCCCAGATATTAAACGTGAAGGGTTGAGCCGAGGTTTTGCATTTGTTGAGTTCTCTTGTCATGGTGATGCTATGCTTGCATATAAGAGGCTTCAGCAGCCTGATGTTATATTTGGCCACCCTGAAAGAACTGCCAAAGTGGCCTTTGCTGAACCTATATGTGAGCCTGACCCTGAGGTCATGGCCCAAGTGAAGTCAATATTTGTGGACGGGCTTCCACCTCATTGGGACGAGAAACAGGTTAGAGAGCAATTTAAATGCCATGGAGAAATAGTACGTGTCGTTCTGGCCCGAAATATGTCTACAGCCAAGCGAAAAGATTTTGGATTTGTTGATTTCTCTTGCCATGAGTCTGCTGTGGCATGTGTTAATGTTATAAACAATACACCACTGGATGATGGGAATTTAAAG ATAAAAGTGAAAGCAAGACTTTCAAATCCTTTGCCTAAAACTCAGGCTGTGAAGGGTGGAATACGTGGTGGATTTCGAATTGGCCGTGCTGGCAGCAGTGTTTCAAGATTCG GTAGGGATTTTGGTCGCAGTGGACATGCGTTCAATCGAGCAAATTTTCAACGTGACAGACATTTTTATGATGGTGGACGTGGTCAAACTGGCAGGGGTTTCAAAGAACATGCCTATGATAATCCACATGCCGAGTTTCGTGGACGAG GGGGCAGAAGGGGCTTTTTCAGAGGTGGACAGTTTTCATCCGGTGGAGGTTCTGGAGTTGCTTCCCCATCACCAAGACCCTATGTCGATAGATCTTCGCATGGTGCCCCTGATAGAGGCCGAGGTATGCCTGCTCCTTCTAGGAGGCATCCTCATTCTCCACAAGGACACTTTGATGGGCCACACAGGAGGGGTCACTTTGATGGGCCACACATGAGGGGTCACTTTGTTGGGCCACACACGAGGGGTCACTTTGATGGGATACACACGAGGAGTCACTTTGATGGGCCACACATGGGTGGTCATGTTGATGGGCCACACATGGGCGGTCATTTTGATGGGCCACACCTGGGCGGTCACTTTGATAGGCAACACATTGGGGGTCACTTTGATGGGCCACATATGGGTGGTCGCTTTGATGAACCTTCTTTTTATGATGAACGTGATAGAACACAAGGCATGAAGCGTCCATTCCATATGAGA GACTATGATCCTGATTACTTGGAGCCTAATAGAGCTCGGCCACGATTGAATTATAATGATCCAACAGCTTCATTTTGCGGAAACCATTACAGTGGTCATTACAGTG ATACTTATGGAGCTAGCAGCAATCTCTACCCTCATCAATATCATGGTCCTGAA TCTCATTATGGTCCACATTCACCTCATTATGGGCCCAATCAATCATATGGCCGGGGTCGCTACTGTTAG
- the LOC101303359 gene encoding GDP-mannose 4,6 dehydratase 2-like encodes MATQNETTVRSGSGSNGDERRKVALITGITGQDGSYLTEFLLNKGYDVHGLIRRSSNFNTQRINHIYIDPHNAHKARMKLHYADLTDASSLRRWLDTIAPDEVYNLAAQSHVAVSFEIPDYTADVVATGALRLLEAVRNHVDATGRKNVKYYQAGSSEMFGATPPPQSETTPFHPRSPYAASKCAAHWYTVNYREAYGLYACNGILFNHESPRRGENFVTRKITRAVGRIKIGLQSKLFLGNLNASRDWGFAGDYVEAMWMMLQQEKPDDYVVATEESHTVEEFLEVAFGYVGMNWKDHVLLDKRYLRPSEVDNLKGDASKAKKILGWKPKVGFQELVKMMVDEDVELAKREKVLVDAGYMDAQQQP; translated from the coding sequence ATGGCGACCCAGAACGAGACCACCGTCAGATCCGGATCCGGATCCAACGGCGACGAGCGTCGCAAGGTGGCGCTGATAACCGGTATCACCGGCCAGGACGGGTCCTACCTGACGGAGTTTCTCCTCAACAAAGGCTACGACGTCCACGGCCTGATCCGCCGCTCCTCCAACTTCAACACCCAGCGGATCAACCACATCTACATCGACCCCCACAACGCCCACAAGGCCCGCATGAAGCTCCACTACGCCGACCTCACCGACGCCTCCTCCCTCCGCCGCTGGCTCGACACCATCGCCCCCGACGAGGTCTACAACCTCGCCGCCCAGTCCCACGTCGCCGTCTCCTTCGAGATCCCTGACTACACCGCCGACGTCGTCGCCACCGGCGCCCTCCGCCTCCTCGAGGCCGTCCGCAACCACGTCGACGCCACCGGGAGGAAAAACGTCAAGTACTACCAGGCCGGCTCCTCCGAGATGTTCGGCGCCACCCCGCCTCCGCAGTCCGAGACGACGCCGTTTCATCCAAGATCCCCTTACGCCGCCTCGAAATGCGCGGCGCATTGGTACACCGTGAACTACCGCGAGGCCTACGGGCTCTACGCCTGTAACGGCATTCTGTTTAATCACGAATCCCCGAGGAGGGGTGAGAATTTCGTGACAAGGAAGATCACTCGGGCCGTGGGCCGGATCAAAATCGGGCTGCAGAGCAAGCTGTTCTTGGGGAATTTGAATGCTTCGAGGGATTGGGGGTTTGCGGGTGACTATGTGGAGGCAATGTGGATGATGCTGCAGCAGGAGAAGCCTGATGACTATGTTGTGGCCACCGAGGAGTCGCATACGGTGGAGGAGTTTTTGGAGGTGGCATTTGGGTATGTGGGGATGAACTGGAAGGATCATGTTTTGCTTGACAAGAGGTACTTGAGGCCGTCGGAGGTGGATAATCTGAAAGGAGATGCAAGCAAGGCGAAGAAGATTCTTGGGTGGAAGCCGAAGGTTGGGTTTCAGGAGCTGGTGAAGATGATGGTGGATGAAGATGTCGAGTTGGCCAAGAGGGAGAAGGTTCTTGTTGATGCTGGATACATGGATGCCCAGCAACAACCATGA
- the LOC101303063 gene encoding auxin-induced protein 15A-like, with amino-acid sequence MAIIKKSLSNKALLLPQTTALKQILKRCSSFGKKNNVYNESGLPDDVPKGHFAVYVGENRSRYIIPISWLGHPEFQSLLQRAEEEYGFNHDMGLTIPCEEVVFRSLIDQYC; translated from the coding sequence ATGGCGATCATCAAGAAGTCATTATCGAACAAAGCACTGCTGCTGCCACAAACGACTGCCCTGAAGCAAATTCTGAAGAGGTGCTCGAGTTTCGGGAAGAAGAACAATGTCTACAATGAAAGTGGTCTACCCGATGATGTTCCCAAAGGGCATTTCGCTGTGTACGTAGGCGAAAACAGAAGCCGATATATAATCCCGATATCGTGGTTGGGGCATCCTGAGTTTCAGAGCCTGCTGCAGAGGGCTGAGGAGGAGTACGGGTTTAACCATGACATGGGTTTGACGATTCCTTGCGAGGAAGTCGTCTTTCGCTCCTTGATAGACCAGTATTGCTGA
- the LOC101303642 gene encoding uncharacterized protein LOC101303642: MGATESSLSSSQRRPADEITTVSERSEVADPILERLKSLRISTPLLTSPPSEGSLTDILVRKPSSSSDPSIVDPKVLFELFAMYREWQEENVKRLSQKQEEIENKIEIADALAAKLQQRFNYSVTAMKTSSQHLSGVYALQVELGELKGRLTEVISNCDAVCKRISAEGPESLRSSVKPLVICTAQQVDQSNSSDMQRDPTPSLPSAETKLD; this comes from the exons ATGGGTGCCACAGAATCCTCACTCTCGAGCTCACAG AGGCGGCCGGCCGATGAAATAACCACCGTGTCGGAGCGATCGGAGGTCGCCGATCCTATACTAGAGAGGCTGAAGTCGCTAAGAATT TCGACGCCGTTATTGACTTCACCTCCAAGTGAGGGTAGCTTGACTGACATTTTAGTGAGGAAGCCTTCGTCTTCTTCAGATCCCA GTATTGTGGATCCGAAAGTGCTATTCGAACTCTTTGCGATGTACCGCGAGTGGCAAGAGGAGAATGTCAAAAGGCTGAGCCAAAAACAG GAAGAGATAGAGAATAAGATAGAAATTGCGGACGCGTTGGCTGCTAAACTTCAACAACGTTTTAATTATTCAGTGACGGCAATGAAGACATCCTCACAACATTTATCTGGAG TTTATGCATTGCAGGTAGAGCTTGGGGAACTTAAAGGAAGGTTGACGGAGGTTATTAGCAACTGCGATGCAGTGTGCAAGAGAATATCTGCCGAGGGACCCGAATCTCTTCGGTCATCTGTTAAACCGTTAGTTATCTGCACCGCACAGCAAGTAGACCAATCTAACTCATCTGATATGCAAAGAGATCCAACCCCAAGTCTACCTTCTGCCGAAACCAAGTTAGACTGA
- the LOC101302782 gene encoding protein AF-9 homolog — protein sequence MSARKVGEAEPQPEGDGGSAQASQSVRASKSTDDSDKKSTDRKLKDVDICVPIVYGTIAFYLGRKASESQSHKWTVYVRGATNEDLGAVVKRVVFQLHPSFNNPMRVIESPPFELTECGWGEFEIAISLFFHNDICEKQLDLYHHLKLYTEDESGPQSTKKPVVMESYNEIVFPDPSEAFFARVQNHPAVIVPRLPAGINLPKPVVNDNMNENKRGDTKDHPLSQWFLNFSEADELLKLAAARQEVQAHIVNVRRKLSLMEGVPQLSKQPSGFEYA from the exons ATGTCGGCGAGGAAAGTTGGTGAAGCTGAACCTCAGCCTGAGGGGGACGGTGGCTCTGCGCAAGCTTCACAGTCAGTTCGAGCTTCCAAGTCCACTGATGATAGTGACAAGAAG AGCACAGACAGGAAACTTAAGGATGTTGATATTTGTGTGCCGATAGTATATGGGACGATCGCGTTCTATCTTGGTAGGAAGGCCAGCGA GTCTCAGTCCCATAAGTGGACGGTTTATGTTCGTGGAGCCACAAATGAGGACCTTGGGGCGGTGGTGAAGCGTGTTGTCTTTCAATTGCATCCTAGTTTCAACAACCCTATGAGAGTGATCGAGTCGCCCCCATTTGAGTTAACAGAATGCGGTTGGGGTGAATTTGAAATTGCCATCAGCCTGTTCTTCCACAATGATATCTGTGAGAAGCAGTTGGACTT GTATCACCATTTGAAGCTATATACCGAAGACGAATCGGGCCCCCAGTCGACCAAGAAACCTGTTGTTATGGAATCTTATAATGAAATAGTTTTCCCCGACCCTTCTGAGGCATTTTTTGCTCGTGTACAAAACCATCCAGCTGTCATAGTTCCCCGTTTGCCTGCTGGGATTAACTTGCCTAAGCCTG TTGTGAATGATAACATGAATGAAAACAAACGAGGAGACACGAAGGATCACCCTCTTAGTCAGTGGTTCTTGAACTTTTCAGAAGCAGATGAACTCTTAAAACTTGCAGCGGCTCGCCAAGAG GTTCAAGCCCACATTGTTAATGTAAGACGAAAACTGAGCTTGATGGAAGGGGTGCCCCAGCTGTCCAAACAACCCTCCGGTTTTGAGTACGCATGA
- the LOC101300102 gene encoding F-box/kelch-repeat protein SKIP6-like, whose protein sequence is MCNDKNNLLISYHYHPILSVLSKPIRSLLSSHFFFTTRSLLNSAQHLLYLSLRSSDHHSTWFALYQNPNPLNAAARLLVPIPPISIPSVRAAYAFVGSSIYVLDESVDDTLSNNVWILDYCFHTWRSGSSMLVACEFVAAGVVDGRVDMIGDCVTNSWTGRSVGPRLWIRVRVARRRWRVRWRFGGSG, encoded by the coding sequence ATGTGTAATGACAAAAATAACCTTCTAATCTCATACCACTACCACCCAATCCTCTCAGTCCTATCCAAACCCATTCGCTCTCTCCTCTCCTCACATTTTTTCTTCACCACCCGCTCCCTCCTCAACTCTGCCCAACACCTCCTCTACCTCTCCCTCCGCTCCTCGGACCACCACTCCACTTGGTTCGCCCTCTACCAAAACCCCAACCCCCTCAACGCTGCCGCTCGCCTCCTCGTCCCGATCCCTCCCATCTCTATCCCCTCCGTCAGGGCTGCCTACGCCTTCGTCGGTTCTTCAATCTATGTCCTCGATGAGTCCGTCGACGACACACTGTCCAATAATGTATGGATCCTCGACTACTGCTTCCACACGTGGCGCTCCGGGTCGTCGATGCTGGTGGCGTGTGAGTTTGTCGCGGCAGGGGTTGTGGACGGGAGAGTGGACATGATCGGCGATTGCGTGACAAACTCGTGGACAGGTCGGAGTGTTGGGCCGAGGCTTTGGATCAGAGTACGGGTTGCTAGGAGGCGATGGCGAGTCCGGTGGAGGTTCGGGGGAAGTGGATGA
- the LOC101303933 gene encoding histone H1-like: MSATEEVVAPAVEAPPATEEPSKSEEKPAREKKLKDLKEKKPRQTKTKPKTAPHPPYFQMIKEALLALNEKSGSSPYAIAKYMEENHKALPVNFKKTLALQLKNSEARGKLVKVKASYKLSEAGKKDKSTGKRTTRASSKPKEEENKKTKSTRTKTKTKAAAAPKKKQVKKNKKSSAAKPKQPKSIKSPAAKKAKKAAA, encoded by the exons ATGTCTGCCACCGAAGAAGTCGTTGCTCCGGCCGTGGAGGCCCCGCCGGCGACTGAAGAACCCAGCAAGTCTGAAGAGAAGCCGGCGAGGGAGAAGAAGCTGAAGGATCTGAAAGAGAAGAAGCCTAGACAGACCAAAACCAAACCCAAGACCGCTCCTCATCCTCCTTATTTTCAG ATGATCAAGGAGGCACTGTTGGCTCTGAACGAGAAGAGCGGATCGAGCCCATACGCCATAGCCAAGTACATGGAGGAGAATCACAAGGCGCTTCCGGTCAATTTCAAGAAGACTCTGGCTTTGCAGCTGAAAAACTCGGAGGCCAGAGGGAAGCTGGTCAAGGTCAAGGCGTCCTACAAGTTGTCTGAGGCAGGGAAGAAGGACAAGAGCACAGGGAAAAGAACAACTCGAGCATCTTCCAAGCCCAAGGAGGAGGAGAATAAGAAGACTAAGTCTACTAGGACCAAGACTAAGACTAAGGCAGCTGCTGCTCCGAAGAAGAAGCAGGTTAAGAAGAACAAGAAATCGAGCGCTGCAAAGCCGAAGCAGCCCAAGTCGATCAAGAGCCCGGCTGCTAAGAAAGCCAAGAAAGCTGCTGCTTGA
- the LOC101302489 gene encoding zinc finger CCCH domain-containing protein 30-like, with protein sequence MRMNMKRSRKSISWAPGVKLCQVKLFSSLDCPVEVGMKYQGQFKKKASSMLHSSSFEANDSPPGFEVSISMKQSKLQHFPIPQIKWQCPPKLIMSEDWCVAAGEESEEAKTQKIREMAVLEAVYPRFSAIPPSPAVSFDVECECYDHSLTPCVPINPIEEESQEDQDQEHLTPANTTVVSQLPGFSQGLLASGTENASESSPPGFEQAHTPGKLPNQSADFTAVASAALTTMMKNSEKESMIDTDLLIKILNDPKMLQKLINVQGPEANTGIASMNTLTAPNSKTVTPYVPSSLSNSDMPRTPGGNFHMPGKVGTLNAIPLQPETVQVSGLKRSAPSPPLPSFSSPQADHAILPRLPNQTQPPLSMLPQQNMAPIGSFSVQEPGTVKDMNYYKNLIRQHGTDNKEMQDPIFPKIGDNFLTDLKMSVNSNPPEMKAKNLKRCMFFKSAKGCRKGANCEYVHDMSLNWRTGMEAQSAKRMKLNGVNNKGRGMF encoded by the exons ATGAGAATGAATATGAAGCGATCGAGGAAATCAATTTCTTGGGCTCCTGGAGTTAAACTTTGTCAG GTGAAGCTATTCTCTTCTTTGGATTGTCCTGTGGAAGTTGGCATGAAATATCAAGGTCAGTTTAAAAAAAAGGCATCAAGTATGTTGCATTCGAGTTCTTTTGAAGCCAATGATAGCCCGCCTGGGTTTGAAGTCAGTATCTCTATGAAGCAATCTAAGCTGCAACATTTCCCCATCCCTCAGATCAAATGGCAATGCCCTCCCAAG CTTATTATGAGTGAGGACTGGTGTGTAGCGGCTGGTGAGGAAAGTGAAGAAGCCAAGACTCAAAAAATACGAGAGATGGCAGTGCTTGAGGCTGTATATCCTCGGTTTTCTGCAATTCCACCTAG CCCCGCTGTTTCTTTTGATGTAGAATGTGAGTGTTATGATCATAGCCTCACTCCTTGTGTCCCCATCAATCCAATTGAAGAAGAGTCCCAAGAAGATCAAGATCAAGAACATCTAACACCAGCAAACACCACAGTAGTATCTCAGCTACCGGGTTTTTCCCAAGGTCTGTTGGCATCTGGAACTGAAAATGCATCGGAGTCCAGCCCTCCTGGTTTTGAGCAAGCACATACACCAGGAAAGTTACCTAATCAAAGTGCTGATTTTACGGCTGTTGCCTCAGCTGCGTTAACCACAATGATGAAAAACAGCGAGAAAGAAAGTATGATCGATACTGATTTGCTTATTAAGATTCTGAACGATCCGAAAATGCTCCAGAAATTGATTAATGTACAAGGACCAGAAGCCAATACAGGAATTGCATCAATGAATACACTTACTGCACCAAATTCAAAGACGGTAACTCCCTATGTTCCCTCATCCCTTTCGAATTCTGATATGCCAAGGACACCTGGTGGTAACTTCCATATGCCAGGTAAAGTGGGTACTTTGAATGCAATCCCTCTTCAGCCAGAAACTGTTCAAGTATCTGGGTTAAAGCGATCTGCACCATCGCCACCGTTACCTTCCTTCTCCAGCCCTCAAGCTGACCATGCTATATTGCCTAGACTGCCAAATCAGACACAACCCCCATTAAGTATGTTACCTCAACAGAACATGGCTCCCATAGGATCTTTCTCAGTCCAGGAACCCGGAACTGTCAAGGACATGAACTACTATAAGAACCTCATTAGGCAACATGGAACAGATAATAAAGAAATGCAGGACCCCATTTTTCCTAAAATTGGTGATAATTTCTTGACGGACTTGAAAATGTCTGTAAACTCTAACCCACCGGAAATGAAGGCCAAGAATTTGAAACGTTGCATGTTTTTCAAAAGTGCCAAGGGGTGTCGTAAGGGTGCTAATTGTGAATACGTGCACGACATGTCGTTAAATTGGCGAACTGGTATGGAGGCCCAAAGTGCTAAGAGAATGAAACTAAATGGGGTCAATAATAAGGGGAGGGGTATGTTTTAG